TTCATCATGGTAAGAGGATGTCTTCTTCTACCTTGTATTGGCAACTCTGGGTTGGAGATCTACTCATGGACGTAGCAATGATTTCTGGACTTGAAGAGTTCGTCGATGAAGCACTACTGCACAAAAGTCCTTTTACTTCATAGTtcaagagaaatgaaaaaaatgaaataggtAGTTGTGAGTCATCACCTCTATATTCAATGACTAACTGTATTCTTTGTTTTTACTTGCTCCTAGGCTAATATCTCTGGAGGTAGCGATTTCAACTTTCAGAAGTTCGTTAACAGAGCTTTTGATGATGATTTCAAGAAAGTGGTTGAAACCAGGTGAAATATTCCCCCCAAGTATATGTCCGGCTTCAGACTAGATTCTGCATCTTGACTGCCAAAATGAACGAGATTTTTCATCCTTTTACTGAAAAGGCGAAGTAATAATGACCATTCTTGCAGATTTTGGATTTGGATCTTCTCCATATTCTTCATATTTTTCGGTGCGCACGGTAAGACAATACCTTGCGATATGCACAAAGCTTATGAATATGCTACAACTCCTTTTAAATGTTCAAGTAAAATGGTATTCAATTCATAGAACTCTACTCTAAGCCAGAAGCAAAGCTATCCATTTGCTTGACACTTTCAACCTGATTGAGTGCAGAGTTCTACAACTACTACTGGCTTCCTTTCATCCCTCTCGTGGTATGACCTGTGGTTTGTCATGTTGCTTTGTCTGTGACGAGCTGATCTGATCAAGAGAACCCTTTTCCTGTTGCTTAGGCCTCATTCATCTTTTGCAGATTGTTCTAGCTGTCAATACAAAGCTCCAAGTGATAATAACACAAATGTGCGTGCAGAGTTGCTCTGCAAATTCTGTGACTCGAGGCACCTGTCTTGTGAAGCCCAATGACGACTTGTTCTGGTTCAGACAACCTAAATGGCTCCTCCATCTCGTCCAGTTCGTCATGATCCAGGTTTGTATTGCTGTTGTCTCATCACTTCAACGAAAAAATATGATGAACAAAGCAAGCAATTTAACTCCCATGTACAGTATAACGGGCTAAAAGAATGAGTGCTTCCATGAGTCTAGCTGCTGACATCAATGGACAACAACTAGAAACAAATAAGACAACTTCAGGCattacattttctcttctttgatttGGTTGCAGAACTCCTTTCAGCTGGCGTTCTTTGCATGGACATGGGTAAGTCTCTTCGAGCAAGGTCAATTGAAACGTTTGTTTGTTTCGATTGTTAACTGATCCTGTTTGCAATAACAGTATGAGTTTGGCCTTAGATCTTGCTTCAACCAAGAAACACAAGACATTGCCATAAGGATTTCTATAGGTGTGGCAGTGCAGATCCTGTGTGGTTATGTGACAATGCCCCGTTATGCGCTTCTCTCGCAGGTACAATTTCACAAATCCTAGAGGTTCATTCATGTCACTTATGGTTCATTCTAAGATCCAGCCTGGAGAAACGGCGAGACTGGTTTGGTAGAGTAGAGATATGGTCTGCAAGGTGCTTGCATAATCGTTTGTGATGTTGTGTCTAAGCAGATGGGCTCCGGGATGACAAAGGCTGTGTTTTCAGACTGCGTAGCGGAAGGTCTCAGGAAATGGCACAAGGATGCGAGACACAGGCTTTCAAAGAGCAGATCGATTTCAACCATAAACTCTTCGAGACCATCTTTGTCTGACCCTTCGATTTCAGATAGATACCTGCAAAACCAGGCCAATGAACTTACCTCAGAAACCGCCACAAGCCCTCCTTCTAGCGCTGCCAATGTAGCTGAAGACGCACTGCAATATCACCGCATCTCTAGTGCGTCGATGTTCAACTCATTGACACATGAAATTACTGAGGAAGAAAGTCCAGTGATCATAAGCAAGAGGGTTGTTTACAATGGGGAGATCTCCTTTGCCAGGAGCTGGAAAGACTCGGGACACTTAAAGCAGACCGGAGATTGTACTCTGACAACCGAAGGAGGCGTCTCTGATCAGTTCACTGGATTCGATCGCTGACGTCAAAGTTGGATGTGAATTCTGTACCTTTTGTACATGGTATAGCAGCAACTCTAAATGTACGGAGAAGTGATCTCCTTAAAGTACTGACCTTAGAGTACTCAGAAGTGATCTCCTTAAAGTACTAATTTTAGGCTGCGTTTAGTCGTCCGGATTTTTAAACGGAATAGAACTGGATATGATAAGATAAGAAATTCATGGACTTCTTCATatcctatcaagtgtttggtgaactacggatttaaagtCAAATATCCggatttaaagtcggatattCTTATATCTTATCCAATCTATCATTTGGTGAATTACGGATTTAAATTCGGATGCAAgtttaatattcacaaaattatccaaaacaatatatctttttcaaattaacagATTCTCATCGGATTTCATAATTATGCATCGTaataatttttctgttcttttgaaataatcttttgaTACCCCTTCAACATCAAACGTTTTTAGAAATaatcttttttgttcctttgaaataatcttttggaTGCCCCTTCAACATCAAACGTTTTTAAAATAACCTCAATTTCAATAAATTCACTTTgaaacatgaattttttttttctctcttacaagttagattaagaaatattctaaGCTTCTTCTATTTTGGTATTTGCCCCTTTCCCGACTAGATTTCCAATCGGGATTATATCGAATCAACTAAGTAAAATGAGATGCTCCCATCCGCCTATGAAATTGGCTCGATCTAGATATCTCTTTggtaataaacaaataataatccTATTGCCTACATACAATTTTGGTCCCAACGGATCACGACCCATTAAAAATAGGAACTGACTATATATACATAGGTAACAATTTGTGCTGAAAACCAAACTCACACCACACAACATCAATCAAACTAGCATTAGTCTCCACATCACACAACAGAGGATGCCTAGCCTTAACTTACACTACTTTGACACCAATTTGCTAGGATTAGATCTAACGAACAAAGAGAAGTTGAGAAAAGATTCAGATTGCACTGATTTAGCATAATCCCGTGATAGCAAAGATGAAGcctttcaaccaaaattgaacCCGTAAACCAAAACCCTAGCCACTCTCCATATCCCTTAAAGAATCACGTTACTTCCATACCAAAAGACTCAATAATTCTACCACTTATTGGGACTCACTTGGGCATGGagggaaaacaagaaacaaaatcacaacCAAAGACAAGTTGAAAAACGATTAGACTTAAGTAACAAAGACAAGCGGAGAAAAGATTCGGATTGCACTGATTTAGCACGATCCCCTGATGACAAAAATGAAATCTTTCAACTAAAATAATTCTTCCACTCATCGGGACTCACTTGGACTTtcagaaaaagagcaatagaatcaCAACAGATCAAAATCAAGCACCGATATAAGCAGAATAACACAAGCACAACTACTATAGAAATCAAGGTTAGAGAGAGAATGATTATTTACCTTTAAAAATTTGTTGCTTTCGTAAAATTTCGATGAAAATCGAAGAGCTGAGGAGAAGGCTTCAATGTCAATACTTTGAAAACAGAAACTCATCTGGGTGAAcgatgagaaagaaaaaaagcgtAGGGTTTTATATTtcggataaaagaaatcctatcCGACCTTATTCCACTCCCCGGGTTTTATATTTCGGATACAAGAAATTCTATCCGACCTTATCCCACTC
The sequence above is drawn from the Eucalyptus grandis isolate ANBG69807.140 chromosome 11, ASM1654582v1, whole genome shotgun sequence genome and encodes:
- the LOC120289748 gene encoding MLO-like protein 2; this translates as MSNSAYVTEAVASSFLPCKDAVEFAEPAVSSATQLSAASGLKPDFNTSLETADDGSFCTAKGLVPLISRDGVMQLNIFISVLAVFHVSYCLVTMYLGIAKMAKWKAWEEETRTLEHQIVHDPRRFQFTDQMSFGQRHLKFWSRHSLLLWPVCFIRQFRGSISKADYFTLRHGFIMANISGGSDFNFQKFVNRAFDDDFKKVVETRFWIWIFSIFFIFFGAHEFYNYYWLPFIPLVIVLAVNTKLQVIITQMCVQSCSANSVTRGTCLVKPNDDLFWFRQPKWLLHLVQFVMIQNSFQLAFFAWTWYEFGLRSCFNQETQDIAIRISIGVAVQILCGYVTMPRYALLSQMGSGMTKAVFSDCVAEGLRKWHKDARHRLSKSRSISTINSSRPSLSDPSISDRYLQNQANELTSETATSPPSSAANVAEDALQYHRISSASMFNSLTHEITEEESPVIISKRVVYNGEISFARSWKDSGHLKQTGDCTLTTEGGVSDQFTGFDR